A region from the Lolium perenne isolate Kyuss_39 chromosome 4, Kyuss_2.0, whole genome shotgun sequence genome encodes:
- the LOC127295678 gene encoding peroxisomal membrane protein 11-3, which yields MASVSDPRTRKAAAAARAPPRDFLAHLEAYLARRDGVDKLLKISRYAARLALAAGPPLPPAASARLKSFESSVGLSRKAFRLGKFVQDVNAFRAAAAAPPLVLLAYGGEGVYYFLEQFVWLAKAGLLPAHLLPRLQRLSAWAELLGYVGSITIKLKEMAKMESSIKTLRLNKEVRGEEEDEALRTLQGKLLLKRLSVVQDVADAFMALGDVTDGKGLLGSSTLTASAGLLSALISTHKNWNSC from the coding sequence ATGGCCTCCGTCTCCGACCCTCGGACCCgcaaggccgccgccgccgcgcgcgcgccTCCGCGGGACTTCCTGGCCCACCTGGAGGCCTACCTGGCCCGCCGCGACGGCGTCGACAAGCTGCTCAAGATCTCGCGCTACGCCGCGCGCCTCGCGCTCGCCGCGGGGCCTCCGCTACCCCCCGCCGCCTCCGCGCGGCTCAAGTCCTTCGAGTCCAGCGTCGGGCTCAGCCGCAAGGCCTTCCGGCTCGGCAAGTTCGTGCAGGACGTCAACGccttccgcgccgccgccgccgctccgccccTCGTGCTCCTCGCCTACGGCGGCGAGGGCGTCTACTACTTCCTCGAGCAGTTCGTCTGGCTCGCCAAGGCCGGCCTCCTGCCCGCGCACCTCCTCCCGCGCCTCCAGCGCCTCAGCGCCTGGGCCGAGCTGCTCGGCTACGTCGGCTCCATCACCATTAAACTGAAAGAAATGGCCAAGATGGAGTCTTCCATCAAGACATTGCGGCTCAACAAGGAGGTTCgcggggaggaggaggacgaggcgcTGCGGACGCTTCAGGGGAAGCTGCTGCTGAAGCGGCTGTCCGTTGTGCAAGACGTGGCGGACGCCTTCATGGCGCTAGGGGACGTCACCGACGGGAAGGGGCTGCTCGGTAGTTCCACGCTCACGGCGTCCGCCGGATTGCTGTCGGCGCTCATCAGCACGCACAAGAACTGGAACTCTTGCTGA